The Deltaproteobacteria bacterium genomic interval CAGTTGGATCGAGTTCTAACGCGCTCGTTAGACTGTTTTTTGCTTCTGCATAAAATCCTTGGGCAATAAATGCGATGCCAAGATCGACCCAAGCTTCTATATGTTTGGGGTTTGCCTTCAGTAATTGTTTAAGATGGGCGATTGCTTGAGGATATCTTTCAAGATCGATTAAACAACAGGCCAATTCGTGCTTGATGAGCTCGTCTTCCGGCGCTTGCATGTGTGCAATTTCGAATTCGTTAAGTGCTTCTTCTAATTTTCCGCGTTCAGCGAGGGCCAACGCTAAATTTAGGTGCGCATCGGGAAAATCAAACTGACGTTCCAGGGCATTTCTGTATTCGATGATACAAAGATCATGTGCTCGAGCTGCTAAAAAGCTTGCGAGATAATGATGGGTGCTAGGACTTTCAGGGTCACATTCCACGGCTGCGATAAATTGCTTCAGCGCCCCAATGAGATCACCCTTTTCTGAGAGTATGGTTCCTAAATTATCATGGGCGTGTGGCGATCCTGGATCGTATTCCAAGGCCTTGTTGAATTCCTTGATGGCTTCATCAAGCCAGCCACGATCTGCTAATTCAATACCCCTAGCGTTGTGGTGGTCAGATTGGCTGGAGTCGCTGGGTTTTCGGGTCATGCCTATATTGTCATTTGATCAGGCCGTCTTAGTCAAACAAGCAATCACTTAATTTTATTTAGATAAACTATTGTTATTTCAGCCAATTACGGGCCTCGCTTGAACGCCGTGGGGGTGAAGCGCGCCGATTCTTGGCGTGGCGGCAGGTTGTGAGGTATTTGCTAGTAGCAATGACTTGGCTTTTAGTTTGGGATCTTTAAGATGAAGGTTCGAAATCCTTAAGTGATCGGAATAATGTCGTGGCGATTTTGCGTGCACATGTGAAGTTGGATCATCCTCAACCCAGGCATATTGGAAGGGCAGTGGATGCTCTTCGTTCTGGAGGACTTGCAGTTTATCCGACAGATACGACCTACGGTCTTGGCTGTGACCTTTACGCTAAAAGAAGTGTTGATCGAATTTATCAGCTTAAAGGAATGGATAAGAAAAAGCCGATGTCTTTTCTTTGCAGCGATTTATCTGAGGTCGCTCGATACGCTGTTATTGAAAACCGTAACTATCGAATTTTAAGACATCACTTGCCTGGTAAATATACGTTCATTTTGCCAGCAAGCCGTGAAGTTCCAAAAATCGTACAAAGTAAACGCCGAACGGTTGGGGTTCGAATTCCAGACAGCCCCGTTTGTTTGGCACTTGTTCGAGAACTGGGACATCCGCTCATCACAACGACGGCTGCTCGCGAAGTTGATGGAACGATGTCATACACAAATGATCCCGACGATGTGATGTCTGCATTCTCAAGATCGGTCGACGTATTTTTAGATGCGGGTGGCCTTTATGGTGAACCATCAACCGTTGTGGACTTAACTGGAGACTCACCTGTCGTTCTTCGACAAGGATCAGGGGACACAAGCTGGATAGAATAAGTCGGATCAATAAGTACTTGTAGAAATTCCGCAAAAAACTTGACTCATGATCGTGGACAGCTATGCTGGGCCTATCGTCGTGGTACGTTTGGGATGCGCGTCCTGGACTGCATAAAGAGCGACGTCGGAGGGTTTTAGTGAATTCTACGAGTTCGGTGCAGTGCTCTACGTGTAGCACTGCGTTTACGCCTCGGTTTAACTTCCAGGTTAAAGATACTGGTACTGAAAAGTTGTACTTCTGCAATCAAATTTGCCGAAGTAAGGGTCTTCAAGGCGCTCAGGTGAAATGTGATCATTGCACCTCATCATTTCAGCCCAATATGGCCTGGCAGATGCATCAGACCCGTACGGGTACCTATCATTTTTGCAAAGAAACGTGTCGGGAGGCTTTTTTAAAGCCGGCTGCACCGGCTCCCGCGGAAACCGCGAAGCCAGCAAGAGTGATCGCCGTTCTGAATCAGAAGGGTGGTACGGGAAAGACAACCACGGCATTGAATGTAGCAGCAGGCTTGGCCCAAAAAGGTCATTCCACTTTGCTGATTGATTTAGATCCACAGGGTAATGTTGGCGTCTCTTTAGGCATCAACAGTCCACGCTCTGTGTATCACTTACTTTTTCAGAATTTGAGCTTAGAGGTAGCAACCGTTCCGGTACGAGATAACCTCGATATCGTAACGTCTGATACCAGTTTGGCTGCGGCCGAAATTGAACTGGCTCGAATTAAGGAAAGCGATAGAGCTTATTTGCTCTCTCGTGTGCTGGGAGAAATCACAGACTACGAATACGTCGTCTTTGATTGTGCACCGGCACTTTCTCTTCTGAACTACAATGCTTTGATTTACGCTGGCGAGGTTTTGATCCCCGTTAGCTGCGATTACCTAGCATTGGTGGGCGTAAAGCAAGTGATGCACACGCTTCGTAGAATTACGGAGCAAACTGGAAAGCCGATGAGGCTGACGGGTGTGGTGCCAACCTTCTTTGATGTTCGAAAACGCGTTTGCGTAGATGCTTTGAATCATCTTCGTGAAACGTTTGGTAGTCGAGCATTGCCTCCGGTACGTGTGAATACACGTCTAGCTGAGGCACCAAGTGTAAAGAAAACGATTTTCGAACATGCTCCGGATTCTAACGGGGCAACAGATTATTTGCGAGTCGTAGAATGGATCCGCAGCGCCGAAGGTGCTGCATCAATGACGAGGGCAGCCTGATGAATGATGACGAAAAAAAGACAATTACGTCCGTACTCACCAACACCCGTTTGGAAGAAGAAGAGCGGATGATGATGAAATCTCAAAATAAGACGGTTAACCCCGTCGTAACTGAGAACCCACTTGATGGTGAGCAGTTATTGATTGAGAATCTATTTGGTGGTGGTGGTAAAAAGCGCACCGTTGTTCCAACAATGCCTGCGGTTACGGCGGCTCCGGTTGCTCGTAAATTACCGGAATCATCGATGCCGGTTGCACGGCCACCTAAAGCTTCCCCGAAGCCTTCTCATTATAAGATTGTTTCGATTTCTCTCTACAACGAGGACATCGAACGCTTGGAGAATATGGTTCGGGAGCTTAAGCGACGTGGCCACTATAAAGCCAATAAAAGCCAGCTCATTCGTCATGCCCTGGCTAAATTGGATTTAAACTTGGTTCCTAACGACCTTTAAGCATTTCGGCTAACGTCGAATGCTTTCTGTAGGTCAGCTCTTAGGTCGGTAACGTCTTCGATACCGACTGAGAGCCGAATCAATCCGTCATCGATACCAAGCTCCTTACGAATATCAGCAGGAACTGACGCGTGAGTCATAATCGCAGGGTGCTCAGCCAGCGATTCTACGCCGCCCAGTGATTCTGCGAGCGCGAAAATTTCAAGCGCCTTTAAGAATGAGTTTGCCCGGGGCAGTCCGCCTTTGAGAACAAAAGAAATCATTCCGCCAAAACCAGTCATCTGACGTGCCGCCAACTCATGTTGCGGGTGGGAAGCAAGTCCTGGATAGTAAACCTTTTCCACGTCACTAAGTGATTCAAGCCATGCCGCAATTTCACGGCCGGATGCATCATGTTGCCGCATGCGAAGTGGCAATGTTTTGGTTCCTCGCAGTACAAGCCATGCGTCCCATGGACCGCAGACAGCACCGATTGAGTTTTGCAAAAAGAATAGTTTTTCAGCAATTTCGTCATCGTTGGTGCATGCAACGCCGCCCACAACATCAGAGTGGCCGTTTAGGAATTTTGTTGTCGAGTGAACAACGACGTCGGCGCCCATTTCCAGAGGTCTTTGGAAGATTGGTGTGGCGAAGGTGTTGTCGGTAAACACTTTGATGCCATGCTTTTTCGCGGTCTTGCAGATAGCCTCTAAATCAACCACTTTCATCATGGGATTCGTCGGTGTTTCAGTCCAAATCGCACGGGTATTTGGTCGAATCGCCTCTTCAAGCGCACCAGGCTTGGTGAGGTCGACGAATGAAAAATCAATCGACCGATGAGCAAGGACCTTATCGAATAATCTAAAGGTACCGCCGTAAACATCATCACCAGAGATGACATGTGCTCCTTCTTCTAGGAGATGCATGACGGTCGTCGTTGCGGCGCAACCACTTGCAAAGCAAACGCCATGCTTGGCGCCTTCGAGTGCTGCAAGATTACCTTCAAGTGCATGGCGGGTCGGGTTTTGTGTACGAGAATACTCGTAACCAGTGTGTACGCCTGGAGCACTTTGAACGTAGGTGGATGTTTGATAAACCGGAGTCATAATAGCACCGGTTGTGGGATCAGGTTTTTGGCCAGCATGAATGGCTAAGGTATCTATCTTCATGGTCGGTCTCATACAAAAGGCGAAGTGGAGAATCAATCATGAGAAACTTATCAGGCGCATTGATGATCGTGCTTCTCGCAGGCTGCGGAAGCAATGGGACAAGCGAGAATATCGAACCATGTACGGTAAAAGACGGTGAGGGCCCGTTTACAACGGTAGATCTACTGATTAACACGCCGCTTCCCGAAGTTTTTACAGAGAGTTGCGGCGCAGCGAATTTAGAAGAGCTGGAAGTTTTTCTTACGATTCCAGGAGAAGAAAGCTGTTTCCTTACCGTCAATGACGGTCTGATCAATGGGTGTTGTGTTGGTGTGGAAACGAATCAAAATGTTTACGCTGCGTTGATTTACCGAGTGCCGCCTGGATTTTCGCTGGGTGAGCAAGCAAAACTCATTGAGCTACCGACCACGGCGGAGTCGGTCGTTAATCTTAGTTTTGAAGGCTCTGATTTTGACGGCTCGATTTACGACGGCGACAACGACGGTGAGCATAATATCGACGAATATTGTGCGGGTACTTTAAACTGAATCTTTCGGTCGTATGTCTTTAAACGCACCGACGAGGTGTAGGGCAAGTAGCCATCCGGCGGTGCCTCCAAGGCTTAAGCAGATGCCGAGAGGCGTTGAGCCAAGCATCCATTCACCCAGACCAAAAAGAATCGAGAATAAGCTTATGGCTGCAAGGCCCCAGCTTAGGATCTGCTTGCCAAGATTCTCAGCCGCCGGATCTTCAGGGCGGCGAACGGGGCCCCAAAACCCCGAAGGGCGTATGACTTCATAAAACTTACGAAGTTGCTCAGGAGTCGAGGGCTTGGTCAAAAGCATGGTAATCAACACAGCTGCAGTAGAAACCACGACTACCATTAAGAGTTTCTCTTGGTATTCCAGTGCATAGTCTTTCATCGGCCCATAGAGCACCAACGATAAAATAGCCGCACTGCTAAGTCCGGCAATCTCAGCCTCAGCATTGATTCGCCACCAAAACCATCTGGCGATACTCACGAGACCAATCCCGGAGCCCATCACGGTAATGAATTTCCAGGCAGCTTCAATGGTGTGAATCTGCGTTGTAACAGCCAGAGCAAAGAGCACCATAATGAGGACTGCCCAGCGACTGGTTTTAACCAACTCGGCCTCAGTTGCATCTGGCTTGATAAAGCGCTGATAAACATCTTTGACCATATAAGATGCGCCCCAGGTAATGTGGGTATCAATGGTGGACATAAATGCGGCCACCATACCTGTAACCATGATTCCAAGTGCTCCAGCGGGTAGGAGCTGAGCCATCAGAACGGGGTAGGCCATCTCCCTATCAGCTTGGACAGTAGCCAGGTGTTCGTGGCTTCCTGTCAGCAGGGCACTGTCCAACGGGAAAACCACCAGAGCAACCAAGCCTACTAGAATCCAAGGCCATGGGCGAAGTGCGTAGTGAGCTACAACAAACCAACTGGTACCACGAAGAGCGTGATTCTCATCTTTGGCCGCGCTCATACGCTGGATTAATATGCCGCCACCATCTGAAAATTTCTGCGCCCACCACTGCACTAAAACGTAAACCAGGAACATCTCAAGCGGTAACCATGCAGATTCAGTATCCGGGAAAAAGCTGAGTATTCCGGAGGCTTGTTCTGCGCCGTAAGTTGTTTGCAGGCTGCTTACCAGTTGTCCAAGACCGCCTACATGTTCAACAGCGAAGTAGGCCAATAAAATTGAGCCAACCATGGCCAGTAAAAATTGAATAACGTCCGTGAGAATGACCGATGGTAAACCGCCAAGGGCTGCGTAGGTGGTTGCGATAATAACGCCGAGAATGATGGAGATGGCCTCAGACGGGCTTTGGACCGCGATCCAAGAAGGCCATGCTTCCAGGAGTGGACCGTAAATCTCTGGCCCAAGCCACATATCCCAAGGAAAGAGAACACTGACTATTTTCCCCATAGCCCGAATCACCCATCCCATAATGATACAGTTGATAGGAACAGCAAAAAAGAATGCCCGCAGAACTCTTAGAATCGTTGCAGCTCTGCCGCTGTAGCGCAGCTCAATAAATTCAGCGTCGGTAATGATATGAGCGCGTCGCCACAGGCGAGCGAATACAAAAGCGGCAAGAATATGACTGAACGCCAGACTCCACCAAAACCAGTTTCCTGCGATGCCATTTTTAGCCACGATACCTGTGACCGCAAGTGGGGTGTCCGCAGCAAAAGTGGTAGCGACCATGCTGGTACCGACCAGCCAACCTGACATCTTCCGGCCTGCGACGAAATACGACTCGAGACTTTCACCGGCTTTCGTGCGCATGTAGAAGCCCAGTCCCAAACTGAGAACGAGGTAAAGCGCAACGATAGACCAATCGATATAACTCAGTGCAGACATACTTGCCCGACTCCTTTTCGCAGGTGTCTTGGCCTTAAAACTGGAATTTCGGCAATACGCAAACTTCCCGGGGATTGTTTGGTGACCGTCTAGGGCTCGGCCCTGGTACTGGGGAGCAGCATCGTCTATTTAGCAGGTAAGTCGATTATTTGATGGGGTTGCATGGTTGTACCAGCGTCTTAGAATAACCGAGTTGTAGCCACCTTTCGCCTGGGACGTGTACTTTGTTTTTACCCATTGGGGATGAGCCCAATCCCAAGCAAACACCCGTGGTGAATTACGTCCTCATTGGCTTGAATACACTCATCTTTTTGTTCATTAGCCTACCGCTGATGCGGCAATTGCCCTCAGTCACAGACCCTTTGTTCTCTGAGTATATCCGGGTTCTTTCAGGAGAGACTGGTGTGGCTCAGAACATTCTGGCAACGTCGACCTCGGCTTACGATTTGATGACCTATCGCTTCGGTTTTAAACCCGCTGATCCGAGTATTATGACGATTTTTTCGTCTATGTTTCTGCACGCGGGTTGGGCCCATCTTTTAGGGAATATGCTCTTTTTGTGGATTTTTGGTGATAACCTTGAGGCACGTCTTGGACCAGCTAAGTACTTGTTGGTCTATTTAGGCACGGGGGTGGCTGCAACCATTTTCTTCGCAGTCTTTCAGCCAGATTCTTATATTCCCCTGGTAGGTGCATCTGGTGCCATTTCCGGGGTTCTGGGCTGCTATTTTCTTTGGTTCCCAAAAAACCAGGTGAAGGTTTTCATTTGGGTTCTTTTCTTCGTTCGCATCATTAACCTACCGGCGCGGGTGGTGTTGGGTTTCTACCTTATTGTAGAAAACTTTTTCCCGTTTATATTGGGCACAGGCTCCGGCGGTGTTGCTCATGGGGCCCATATCGGCGGCTTTGTCGCGGGACTCATGGTGGTCATGGGATTAAAGCATTGGGGTAAAGATTCAAGCTTGAATCACTCGGGGCCCACATGGAGCTCGCCCAACCAGGGCGATACGATTCGGACTCTTCCAGACCTGATTGCAGGTGGCGATTGGGATGAAGCTCTCCAAGCTTTCGTGAAAATGACCCCCACTCAGCGGCACTTACTCGATGACTGGGATTTGGTACAACTCGCGGATGGTCTTACTGAGACACGGCGCTTCGATGCTGCTTTGGCAGTCTTACAACGTTTTCTGGCCACCCGTCCTCACAGCGATATCTTGGGGATTGTTCATTTGCGGGCAGGAATGGTGCAAGTGGACGGTCTGAACCGAGAATCAGCCGGTTACCAGCATTTGCAGGCAGTTTTAGACTACAACGTCCCCGCCGAAGTTGAAGCCAAAGCCCGCGAAATGATTGAAGCTATTGATAACCGCCGTCGCATGTCCATTCATTAGATAGTTGGCGAATCACTCAAGCATCTATTACGATAATAAGGTGTACAAACTGCGCCATATTTTATTCTTTTTGCTTCTCGCCCCTTTGGCATTTGGTGCCTCGTGTACGAAAGAGAAGAAAAAGATTCCTCGGTTAAAGTGCGGGAAAGCTTCGACCGACAGAGCAGGGCGGGAATTGCCCCCTTGCGGCACGGACCGCATAGGAACTTATCGACCACGTTTTGGTGAGCAGATTACCTCGGTTTCTTTCTCACCCAATGGCCGAATTATTGCCGCGGGTGGAAAAGACCGTTTGGCTCGCTTTTGGGATCTGATGACGGGGCGCGAAGTCTTGACGCTTGGACCTCATGAAGGCGCTGTACACGCCGTTGATTTCTCCAACGACGGTCGGCGCTTCGTCACTGCAAGTACCACCGTAAAATTGTGGGATCCGCGAAACGGTTCTTTGGTTAAAGAACTCAAGGGGCATGACGGCTCGATATTAACGATTGAGTTTTCTCATAACGGTGACTTGCTCGTTTCCTCAAGTTGGGATGGAACGGCGATAATCTGGGATGCGATTACCGGACGAAAATTAAAAAAGCTAAAGGGCCATAAAGGACCTCTGGCCGGTGCGGTTTTTTCACCCGATGGAAAGTTTGTGGCCACGGCCGGTGTGGATAAAACGGTTCGTCTTTGGTCAACCAAAAGGGGTCGACAGAAAAGAATCTCACGAGGTTACTCAGGCCCAATCAGTTCCATCGCCTATTCTCCTGATGGAAAAAGTGTAGCCGTTGGAATGAAAAATGGTTCAGCACGGGT includes:
- a CDS encoding threonylcarbamoyl-AMP synthase; the protein is MRAHVKLDHPQPRHIGRAVDALRSGGLAVYPTDTTYGLGCDLYAKRSVDRIYQLKGMDKKKPMSFLCSDLSEVARYAVIENRNYRILRHHLPGKYTFILPASREVPKIVQSKRRTVGVRIPDSPVCLALVRELGHPLITTTAAREVDGTMSYTNDPDDVMSAFSRSVDVFLDAGGLYGEPSTVVDLTGDSPVVLRQGSGDTSWIE
- a CDS encoding PLP-dependent transferase — its product is MKIDTLAIHAGQKPDPTTGAIMTPVYQTSTYVQSAPGVHTGYEYSRTQNPTRHALEGNLAALEGAKHGVCFASGCAATTTVMHLLEEGAHVISGDDVYGGTFRLFDKVLAHRSIDFSFVDLTKPGALEEAIRPNTRAIWTETPTNPMMKVVDLEAICKTAKKHGIKVFTDNTFATPIFQRPLEMGADVVVHSTTKFLNGHSDVVGGVACTNDDEIAEKLFFLQNSIGAVCGPWDAWLVLRGTKTLPLRMRQHDASGREIAAWLESLSDVEKVYYPGLASHPQHELAARQMTGFGGMISFVLKGGLPRANSFLKALEIFALAESLGGVESLAEHPAIMTHASVPADIRKELGIDDGLIRLSVGIEDVTDLRADLQKAFDVSRNA
- a CDS encoding tetratricopeptide repeat protein, which translates into the protein MTRKPSDSSQSDHHNARGIELADRGWLDEAIKEFNKALEYDPGSPHAHDNLGTILSEKGDLIGALKQFIAAVECDPESPSTHHYLASFLAARAHDLCIIEYRNALERQFDFPDAHLNLALALAERGKLEEALNEFEIAHMQAPEDELIKHELACCLIDLERYPQAIAHLKQLLKANPKHIEAWVDLGIAFIAQGFYAEAKNSLTSALELDPTDFTSQYHLAALHSTWENFDEAIKHLEIASQRNSEKVRAWLKDDPFFDSIRNDARFLRFCPK
- a CDS encoding Na+:solute symporter, whose product is MSALSYIDWSIVALYLVLSLGLGFYMRTKAGESLESYFVAGRKMSGWLVGTSMVATTFAADTPLAVTGIVAKNGIAGNWFWWSLAFSHILAAFVFARLWRRAHIITDAEFIELRYSGRAATILRVLRAFFFAVPINCIIMGWVIRAMGKIVSVLFPWDMWLGPEIYGPLLEAWPSWIAVQSPSEAISIILGVIIATTYAALGGLPSVILTDVIQFLLAMVGSILLAYFAVEHVGGLGQLVSSLQTTYGAEQASGILSFFPDTESAWLPLEMFLVYVLVQWWAQKFSDGGGILIQRMSAAKDENHALRGTSWFVVAHYALRPWPWILVGLVALVVFPLDSALLTGSHEHLATVQADREMAYPVLMAQLLPAGALGIMVTGMVAAFMSTIDTHITWGASYMVKDVYQRFIKPDATEAELVKTSRWAVLIMVLFALAVTTQIHTIEAAWKFITVMGSGIGLVSIARWFWWRINAEAEIAGLSSAAILSLVLYGPMKDYALEYQEKLLMVVVVSTAAVLITMLLTKPSTPEQLRKFYEVIRPSGFWGPVRRPEDPAAENLGKQILSWGLAAISLFSILFGLGEWMLGSTPLGICLSLGGTAGWLLALHLVGAFKDIRPKDSV
- a CDS encoding rhomboid family intramembrane serine protease produces the protein MFLPIGDEPNPKQTPVVNYVLIGLNTLIFLFISLPLMRQLPSVTDPLFSEYIRVLSGETGVAQNILATSTSAYDLMTYRFGFKPADPSIMTIFSSMFLHAGWAHLLGNMLFLWIFGDNLEARLGPAKYLLVYLGTGVAATIFFAVFQPDSYIPLVGASGAISGVLGCYFLWFPKNQVKVFIWVLFFVRIINLPARVVLGFYLIVENFFPFILGTGSGGVAHGAHIGGFVAGLMVVMGLKHWGKDSSLNHSGPTWSSPNQGDTIRTLPDLIAGGDWDEALQAFVKMTPTQRHLLDDWDLVQLADGLTETRRFDAALAVLQRFLATRPHSDILGIVHLRAGMVQVDGLNRESAGYQHLQAVLDYNVPAEVEAKAREMIEAIDNRRRMSIH
- a CDS encoding ParA family protein, which encodes MHQTRTGTYHFCKETCREAFLKPAAPAPAETAKPARVIAVLNQKGGTGKTTTALNVAAGLAQKGHSTLLIDLDPQGNVGVSLGINSPRSVYHLLFQNLSLEVATVPVRDNLDIVTSDTSLAAAEIELARIKESDRAYLLSRVLGEITDYEYVVFDCAPALSLLNYNALIYAGEVLIPVSCDYLALVGVKQVMHTLRRITEQTGKPMRLTGVVPTFFDVRKRVCVDALNHLRETFGSRALPPVRVNTRLAEAPSVKKTIFEHAPDSNGATDYLRVVEWIRSAEGAASMTRAA